Part of the Spirochaetia bacterium 38H-sp genome, TAGATAACCTAGGCTTAAAAGGCTACAGCATAGGAGACGCACAAGTATCCCCCTTCCATGGCAACATAATAATTAACAGAGGACAAGCAAAAGCAGAAGACATAAAAAGGCTCATAGAATATTTGCAAGAACAAGTATACAATGCATACGGCTTTACAATAGAACCAGAAGTAATATTTGCAGGAGACTGGGACTGACATTACTTATTATTGACCTTGCAGCCAACAGAAAAACCCGTAAGCAAAGCCTTACTGTCCAATATATCAATAGAAGCCCATAACTCCACATCACGCACACGATATTCCGCCTTTATTACTCTCTTCTCATCAACATACCAAGAAAAACCGTCATACAAAAAAGGAAAACAAAAAGACACAAAAAACAAGTCAACATTTACAGAAAAAGAAACCTCAGAATCATAAAAACTGTCTTTATCACAATCAAAACCCAACCTAAGAACATCATAAACAGGATAAAACCAAAAGTAAAAATCCCCACCGCAGTAATTTGTCTCATAAGAAAAAGAAGACATCAACCGCCACTTTTTCTGACTTATTCCCAACCGGACAGAAAAATCCTGAGAAAAACCATCAATAAACCTTTTTCCCACATCGTAACCAAGATACAACACAGGCCCGTAACCATGCTCATACCCCGCGCTATTTCTGCTCCTCCAGCTCCAACCTGACCATGACCCGTCAGGACTTACAAATCCATAATCTGCAGAAGAAAAAACGCTTTTTATCCACCAACCTCTTGGGAATTCGGCATAAAAACCACAACTTACAAAAGAAGCAGGAACATCATGAGACAAGAATACACCCCCCGTATCCAAAAAGAACAACCAGTCTTCCATACTTTTCCATATCCTCGCGGCAGCATAGGGGAATGCTTCCGCATAATACACAGGTCTGTAGAACCACCAGTCATCAAGATAATAAGACTCAGGAAAAGAAAGCACCCCCATAAAGTCCCCACCAAAATCTCCATACTCATACGACGCCCACACCCCACAGAGTGAAGCATCAACAGAATCAAGAAAAAACACAGCAGGTCCCGGAGACAAAAACAGCATATATGCATAAGAAGCAGACGGATGCAAAGAATAATCCACAGAAAAAGGCAGCAAAGACACAACAGAGCTTTTTCCATAAGAATGATAAAACGGAGCACACACAGAAGCAAAAAGGCTCTCCCTTACAACAGGACCAGCAAGAAAAAAAGAAGAATTCAAGCTGCCCCTGACTCCCTCTCGCTCCTGCCAGAAACACCAGTCAAGCCCGTATAACTCATCCTTGAGCCTGAGCGCAAAATCGTTATAACCGTCCAAAGACACAGTGATAGAAGAATCAAGAGCAAAAAGGATAAACACACGATAAAACACAAAAACACAACATGCCCCCCTCATATAAACTCAACATGTAAAAAACACAAAAAAATTCAAAACAAAATATTTTTTGAGACACCCGTGAAAAATGCAAAAACCACATGTATATTTATACATAATGGAGGACACAGCGATTATGGAGAAAAATATAATAATAACAGCCATAATCCTACTGATATCCTCAGCAGGATGGACACAATCCTTCGGTTTTTTTGCAGAAAGCTCCATACTCCCAGAGATTATGGCAAAGACAGATATAGAAGACATACCGGTAAAAACACCAGGTATAACACAGACGGGATTTTACTTCCTTGACAGGGGCAAATACACAGAAGGCGGATTATACTTTGCCTCAACCAGGGGAATGTCAGAAACACTACGAGGACAGACCACTCCAGAAGGCTGGGAACTTGGCATACTGACCGGAATAAAAATAATAGACATCTTTAACTGGCTAAAAGCCGGAATAGATCTAAAGATAGGTGCAGGCACAATACAAATATACTCCGATTATGGATTTATAAGAGAACTTATCACAGGCACCTTTGAAGCAACAGGAGAAATCACCATCCAAGCAACAGACTGGTTCTATATATCAGGATTTGCAGGCTATCAGATCATAGGAAACTATTCCCCTGGGAAACCCTTTGCCGATTTTCTTTCTTACTCCCCCGTACTGGGAATACGGCTGGCACTGGGAGAACGTTAAAAAAACAATACATCATACCTAACGGGCTTGCCGGAGGCAGCGCGGGGACGCTGTGCGTCCACGCGCGTTCGGTATTATGGTTTTTATTCTATTGCAAGAAGGAATGCGCCTTTTATGCCTGCTTCTTGTCCCAGGGTTGCAGGGACTATATAGTTGTCTGTTTCTTGCAAAATAGAGGGGTGCGCAATATAGCCTGCCAAAAAGTCCAGGAGGTGTTTTCTTGTGTGCGGGAATAATGCCGGCTGACGTGAGACGCCGCCTCCTATCACAATGCGCTCGGGAGATACGGTGAGTACCATATTGGCTATGCCTTGCGCAAGATAATAGGCTTCAAGCTCCCAGGCTTTATGCGTTTTTTCTAAGTTTTCTGCCGGTTGTCCCCATCGCCCGCTTATGGCAGGACCGCTTGCCATTCCTTCTAGGCAGTCTGCATGAAAGGGGCAGAGTCCTTTATAGCTGTCATCAGGGTGACGTCGCACTAGTATGTGGCCTGCCTCAGGGTGTACTAGTCCGTGGATGGGTTTTTTGTCAACGATAATGCCAGCACCTATGCCTGTGCCTATTGTGATGTATACAAGGCTGGAGAGTCCTTTGCCGGCGCCCAATGTAAGCTCTGCGAGTGCTGCCGCATTGACGTCTGTGTCAAAGGCAACATCAACGCCCAATTTTTTTGCCATAAGAGGGGCTATTTCTGTATTCTGCCATTCTATCTTGGGTGTTGAGGTAATGTACCCCCATTTTGGGGAGTTTTTATCCAGCTCGACTGGGCCAAAGCAGCCTATGCCCATTTTCTTGAGTTTGCCGTGCTTTTTCTGCATTGCAGAGAAAAAATCCAGTGCGTCTTTGAGTGTATGTTCTGGGCTGCGTGTGGGGAAGCGGGTCATTTCCGCTATATCTGATGGAGATTTTCCTACGGCGCAAACCCACTTGGTTCCGCCGGCTTCTATTGCTGCATACATGCTATACCTCTTTTGTTATATTGCTGTATTGCTGCGGGGTTATGCTTACCTGCAACAGATATAATAACAAGCAATTGGAAAAACAGCCAGCAAGGGGCATATATGCAGGATAAAAAAGCCATCTACCGTAAAAATCCAAGTAAGAAAAGCTATTGTAGCAGATTAGCAGATGAGCCTGCAAGCCGAGAAATCTAGACTGTAAGCTTTATAAACGGCATACATTTTTTTGAAAGCCAGGCGTTTTCTTCTTTTTCCAGTATTGAGTCCAAGGTCTTCAGGATGGTCTTGTGATAGGAGGAGAGCCAGTCTTTTTCTTCTTCTCTCAACATAGAAAAATCCACCAAGGCAGGCTCAAAGGGGAAGAGTGTCAGTGTTTCTAGCTCCAAAAAGCTGCCAAACTCATTGGCAGTGCTTTGTTTTACAAGCACAAGGTTCTCAAGCCTTATGCCCCAGAGGTCTTTTCTGTATAGGCCGGGCTCGTTGGAAAGAATCATCCCTGGCATAAGAGCATGTCCTGCACCGTCAGTACGGATAGAAGATGGTCCTTCGTGCACAGATAGAAGGTATCCAACACCATGGCCTGTGCCATGTCCGTAAGAAAGGCCAAGCCTTGCTAGCTCACCACGCGCAAGGATGTCTATGTGCTGCCCGCTCAATCCCACGGGAAAGACTGCCCTGGCAAGGTTAATATGTGCTTTTAATACAGCAGTGTAGTCAAAGATTGCCTGTTTTTCTGCTCTGCCTTTTAAAAATACTCTGGTTATGTCTGTTGTTCCCCATTTGTAGTGTCCTCCGCTGTCAACAAGCAATAGTCCGTCGCCTTTCATGTCAGATATGGGAGAAGAAAGTGTGTTATAGTGTACAATTGCACCGTGTGCCGCAAAGCCTACAATAGGGGCAAAGCTGTGACAGATAAAACGTTCGTCTAGGTTTCTAAAGTATTCCAGTTTTTTTGCAGCATCCTGCTCCGTGATGGTAGAGCCTTTTTCCCACTCAGACTCAAGCCACATGGCAAACTTGACAAGCGCACGACTATCCGCAATAAGAGTTTGACGCATGTTTTCTATCTCTGTAGTGTTTTTCCTGGCTTTGAGAAGGGCAACAGGGCTCTCAGCATGTTTGAGCTCTGCATCAGGGGAAATATGTTTTCTCACAGAGGCAGGCGTTTTGTAAAAATCCGCCAGAAGAAGCCCTTTTTGCTTACCAACAAGCTCAAAAAACTCATAATAATCAAAAAGCATAATACCTGTGTTTTTAAGCTTTTCAACAAGCGTGCTGTCAAGCTTCTCATGCTTGATAAAAAGAAGAGAATCGTTATTTCTTACTATTAGAAAAGAGCTTGCCAGCGGATTATAAGCTATATCCATTGCCCTGATATTAAGAAGCCAGCAGATTTCATCAAGGGAAGAAAGGATAAATCCTACAGCATCATGCTCATATACCAGTCGCCTCACTTTTTTTATACGTGCAACAGAAGACTCACCGGCAGCATTCTCAGGCAATTCCCATACATCTGTAAACACAAGCGGAGGTCTGTCCGTCCAAATGGGACTTATATAATCCTTGTCCGCAAGCCTGCAATCCTTTTTATCAAGCCTGTCCGCAAGCTCTGTCCATGCTGCCAGACTCATACATGAGGCATCGGCTGCTACCGTATCGCCTGCAACAACATGCTCTGCAAGCCAATCCTGCCAGGATGGCACTCCCTGCTCTCCCATTCTAAAAAGCTCAATCCCAGTACTGTGCAGCACCGCCTCTGCCTCAAGAAAATACCTACTGTCTGTCCAAAGCCCTGCCCTTTCTTGCATAACCAGCAGAAGTCCGTTGGAGCCCTTAAAACCGCTCAGCCAGGAGCGAGCCCTGTAATACTCGGAAGGATACTCAGAATTATGCGGATCGGCATCGGCTATAATACAGGCAGATACATTATCCCGCCTCATACTTTCACGCAAAAGAACAAGTTTTTCCATCACAGTCATGCTAAAGGAATCGGCAGAAAGACACAAAAAAAACATCCCATATTTTTATATCGAACGGCAGAGCCGTGTCATATACAGTAATAAAAAAAAGAGCACGGCTCTGCCTGCCTCCGGCACATATGTGGCAAAAAGACAAGCATTAATGTCTATTATAATTATGAGGACAAATAAGCCTGCCTTTCTCAGCCAGAGGCAGCAGGGAGCTAGCCTTTGCTCGCTCCCTGCGTTCGGGATAAAAAAGTAATTTCCAAAAGAAGGCTTGAAGAGTTGGTATAATAATAATAAAATCAACTATGCTTAATATCCAAGCAGAAGAAAATGCCGTATACAGAATAGCGGCAAATAAGCTGAGAATATATCTTAGAAAAAGAGGCAGCTTGCTGGATATGGTGTACAGATACAGCAAGAACAGCTCTCAGCCGGAGATAATAAAGATAGAGGAAATTCCATCTCACAGAGAAAATATAATAAGTCAAATTCTGATAAAAGAGGACAGCAAAGAGATATCTATAAAGCCTCAGCTGCCTGATAGGCCTATAGCTGTCAACCTTTCGACAGAGCTTAGAATACAGGCCAATTATAAGGCTACGGTATATGTGCAGATTCCTTTATGGATGCAGCTGGCTATCATGTCTGATGCTGGGACAGTAAAGCTTACGGAGCTGCCGTCATCGGTTCTGTCCAATACATGGCTGGGTACGTCGGAGACTGGTTTTATTGCATATTCTTACAAATCGGATGTTTTTACCGAGAAAAAACCTCCTTTAAAATATCAGGAAACTTATTTTGCTGTTCCTGTCTCTATTGATAATAAAAAATCTGAGATAATAGTTGTAGAGAAATTAACTGTTCCAACACAATATCTTTTTCTATATAAAAAAGATTCATTGTATAAGACTCAGCCTGTAAATATAATCTATAAAAAGGATACAGAACTGCCCCAATTTTTTATAGAGAAATCCATACAGGAAGATGCAGAAGAAATAATCTCCTATCCCAGAGAAAAAACATCTCCCCATATGCTGGCACTTGGGGAAAGCATAAAAAAAATATTTTCCGGAATATAATTATGGATGTAATAAAAAAGATTATAGAAAGCTTGTCTCAAGGGAGAATCCTGCCTTA contains:
- a CDS encoding aminopeptidase P family protein: MEKLVLLRESMRRDNVSACIIADADPHNSEYPSEYYRARSWLSGFKGSNGLLLVMQERAGLWTDSRYFLEAEAVLHSTGIELFRMGEQGVPSWQDWLAEHVVAGDTVAADASCMSLAAWTELADRLDKKDCRLADKDYISPIWTDRPPLVFTDVWELPENAAGESSVARIKKVRRLVYEHDAVGFILSSLDEICWLLNIRAMDIAYNPLASSFLIVRNNDSLLFIKHEKLDSTLVEKLKNTGIMLFDYYEFFELVGKQKGLLLADFYKTPASVRKHISPDAELKHAESPVALLKARKNTTEIENMRQTLIADSRALVKFAMWLESEWEKGSTITEQDAAKKLEYFRNLDERFICHSFAPIVGFAAHGAIVHYNTLSSPISDMKGDGLLLVDSGGHYKWGTTDITRVFLKGRAEKQAIFDYTAVLKAHINLARAVFPVGLSGQHIDILARGELARLGLSYGHGTGHGVGYLLSVHEGPSSIRTDGAGHALMPGMILSNEPGLYRKDLWGIRLENLVLVKQSTANEFGSFLELETLTLFPFEPALVDFSMLREEEKDWLSSYHKTILKTLDSILEKEENAWLSKKCMPFIKLTV
- a CDS encoding DUF432 domain-containing protein, giving the protein MLNIQAEENAVYRIAANKLRIYLRKRGSLLDMVYRYSKNSSQPEIIKIEEIPSHRENIISQILIKEDSKEISIKPQLPDRPIAVNLSTELRIQANYKATVYVQIPLWMQLAIMSDAGTVKLTELPSSVLSNTWLGTSETGFIAYSYKSDVFTEKKPPLKYQETYFAVPVSIDNKKSEIIVVEKLTVPTQYLFLYKKDSLYKTQPVNIIYKKDTELPQFFIEKSIQEDAEEIISYPREKTSPHMLALGESIKKIFSGI
- a CDS encoding ROK family protein, with protein sequence MYAAIEAGGTKWVCAVGKSPSDIAEMTRFPTRSPEHTLKDALDFFSAMQKKHGKLKKMGIGCFGPVELDKNSPKWGYITSTPKIEWQNTEIAPLMAKKLGVDVAFDTDVNAAALAELTLGAGKGLSSLVYITIGTGIGAGIIVDKKPIHGLVHPEAGHILVRRHPDDSYKGLCPFHADCLEGMASGPAISGRWGQPAENLEKTHKAWELEAYYLAQGIANMVLTVSPERIVIGGGVSRQPALFPHTRKHLLDFLAGYIAHPSILQETDNYIVPATLGQEAGIKGAFLLAIE